In the genome of Camelus bactrianus isolate YW-2024 breed Bactrian camel chromosome 18, ASM4877302v1, whole genome shotgun sequence, the window CGTCAAATACTCACAGAGCTATGAAGAAATGGATCCTCTGGTACTGCCAAGAGAAGAGGCCAGCACGGCTAAAATAGGCGATCACCATCGACAGGAGATACTgatgggaaaagaggaaaaaacagaaaagagaggtCACGTCCTGGGAGAAAGAGAACAGTGGGATAAAGGAGAGAGAGGCAGCTCTCAGGGAGAGGAGAACCCCCTGTTGGGTGAGCCTGActatttggggtgggggagaggtcaGAGGTCTGAGTTTGGATGCTCCCAGGATGGGAGGCTCTGTTGGTCTGAGGGCGTGTATTGAGGACAGCCGGCACCAGAGGGTCTGCGATAAGCTGGAGCCAAGACTTGGAGTCCCCAGGAGCTGAGAGGAGAGGGGGCTTAGTGGCAACCACCAAAAGGGCACACATGGGGCTCAGAACCCTGGGGATCTGCAAGACCCCTAGAGCCCGGAGGAATGTGCTGACAAGGCATCAGGTTGGAGAGGGGCGCGGGGCTGTGGGTTTAGAAGGCACCCCTGGCCGCAGGACGGGGGCTGGAGCAGGTGTCTTACCTTGTCAGATACTTTCAAGTTTTTGTCCCAGGCCAGGAATCTCTTAATGACGGGATCCTCTGTGAAAAGAGAGCATATGTTAGGTTGACAGCCGAAACAGTGCTGGCATGGAAGCATTccagagcagagagggaggacCCAGCCTCCCGTGGGGAAATTCCGGGACTAGGCCAAGGGCGAGGCtgatgggaagaggggagggaagaccATTCACTGGGTGAGGAGAGGGGGTGACTCCCCCTCTGGGAGTGTGGTGCCCCCTCATCATGTGTGCATGTACCGCTGCAGAGGCCATCAGGGGCTCACAGTCAGTTTCTCAATTGACAGTGAAGTCAGGGTACAAAGATGGCTTGttggcccctccccctcccctcccctgcctccccttccccctcctcctccctccccctcaccccctccctctcccacacactCTAAGGCATTTAGATTCAAAAGACCATTAAGAACTAAGGAGTCTCAGGGGGCACAGCTGAAATCAAATGAACCTAATCTCGTATCATTTCTAAGTCTAACCTAATCttgtatcatttttaagtgtCCCCAAGGTGTGATAGGTTCAGAGTCCTCCAGGGATGGAAATGCCCGTCAGTTAGCAGGGAATTGGAACTGGAAAAGTGTAGTCATTGGAAGTTTTTTTTAGTATAGGCTTGGAGGGTGCTCTGGGGTGTTGGGTGTGGGGTCCCTACCGAGCATCCTTTTGAAGATCTCATGGTGTTCAGGCAGCACCACGGACACCTGGTGTCTCTTCAACTTCATCTTGAGCCCGCAGAGCGACTCTACGACCCAGGTGTCCTCAGCCTCAGCCGCCGTCTTGTCCTCCACCTCCTCTTGGAAGGCCACTGACCATTTCCTCTTCCAGCCGGGACACAGAGGCAGGGGGCAGGAACTGGCCCAGGGGGCTGGGTAAAGAAAACAGGCTACAATGTGAAGCTTTTGTCTTTGGAATTCAGCCACTGGTGACCCAAACCTCCCCGGCCCACgcctccctccatcctctccaGTCTCATAGACTGTTGGCCTTTTCCCAAGTCATCTTTCATCTTTCTCCTCAGTCACTGTCCAtccagccctccctccacccctcttcCCATTCTTCCAGCTTCCTGACCTCAAAACTCTTCCTCATGGTAGCTACTTTCTcctactaggaaaaaaaaaaaaaagaagaagaaaagagaaatctcCCCTtgtttcctctcctc includes:
- the LOC105077710 gene encoding speedy protein E4; its protein translation is MANCQPSSQFEDQSPQPSSSGHPLEVTVNEESPGPSSAPWASSCPLPLCPGWKRKWSVAFQEEVEDKTAAEAEDTWVVESLCGLKMKLKRHQVSVVLPEHHEIFKRMLEDPVIKRFLAWDKNLKVSDKYLLSMVIAYFSRAGLFSWQYQRIHFFIALYLANDMEEDNQAPKQSIFPFLYGKNRAQRPSFHRLRFQFIRSMGWKTRVTREECEKIQAFDPELWVWGRDRALLP